A window of the Brassica napus cultivar Da-Ae chromosome C5, Da-Ae, whole genome shotgun sequence genome harbors these coding sequences:
- the LOC111206153 gene encoding uncharacterized protein LOC111206153: MSKIANLDFSALKSNGDNYLEWALDAKIMLRSKDLGDTITKDNNSSDKDKYRAIYMIRHHLQENLKTQYMTMENPYDLWIALQRRYDHQKTVLLPKAQYDWKHIRFLDYKSVDEYNSVLFRIVSLLRLCGEKVTEEEMLNKTLSTFPQTNMVLQQQYRERNFATYTELIECLLLAEANNELLLKNSEMRPPGTAPLPDISKLAIEPKKESNLVQHNDHPGPNRGRSQGRGRGSFKAHGRGRGRGTTPGFSRGRGRGRSVSFKPQIKADRCHRCGMGNHWAKNCRTPKHLCELYMESLKRNPEANMVRDPGYDGDDDDDLEDVQDHQHESDKVDHMEFETSDILK; this comes from the coding sequence atGTCAAAGATTGCGAATCTTGATTTCAGTGCTTTGAAAAGCAATGGTGACAACTACCTGGAATGGGCGCTTGATGCAAAGATCATGCTGCGATCAAAAGATCTTGGTGACACAATCACCAAAGACAACAATTCCAGTGACAAAGACAAGTATAGAGCTATCTACATGATACGCCACCATCTCCAAGAGAACTTGAAAACTCAGTACATGACCATGGAAAATCCATATGACCTTTGGATCGCTTTACAGCGAAGATATgaccaccagaaaacggtgttgcttccaaaggctcaATATGATTGGAAACACATAAGGTTCTTGGACTACAAATCAGTAGACGAGTACAACTCAGTCCTGTTCAGAATTGTGTCCTTGTTAAGGTTATGTGGTGAAAAAGTAACCGAGGAAGAGATGCTTAATAAAACTCTCTCCACGTTTCCTCAAACCAACATGGTATTGCAACAGCAGTACAGAGAGAGGAATTTCGCCACATATACTGAGTTGATAGAATGTCTCTTGTTGGCTGAAGCTAACAACGAACTGTTATTgaaaaacagtgagatgagacctcctGGTACAGCTCCATTACCCGACATCTCTAAGCTGGCTATAGAGCCAAAGAAAGAGAGTAACCTTGTCCAACACAATGACCATCCCGGTCCAAACCGTGGAAGAAGTCAAGGACGAGGTCGTGGTTCTTTTAAAGCACACGGGCGAGGACGTGGTCGCGGTACCACACCCGGCTTTAGCCGTGGTCGTGGCCGAGGCCGTAGTGTGTCTTTTAAACCACAGATCAAAGCTGATCGATGCCACAGATGTGGTATGGGTAATCATTGGGCAAAGAATTGCCGAACTCCTAAGCATTTGTGTGAGCTTTACATGGAGAGCTTAAAAAGAAACCCGGAAGCTAACATGGTTCGAGACCCGGGatatgatggtgatgatgatgatgacttggAAGACGTCCAGGATCACCAGCACGAGTCAGACAAAGTTGATCACATGGAGTTTGAAACTTCAGACATACTGAAATAA
- the LOC106356988 gene encoding stress-response A/B barrel domain-containing protein DABB1-like, which yields MVVLDKDFKIHFLKYGFRQKSFNDFFQYLKYFSFPVILIIDFFIHLELFIYMYLSLVLIISLRFPFSSDAVMSQIIEHIVLFKVKDNVDSDKIEAMANDLKNLGTIDQTLYLSAGPIHRLISPLGFTHVLHSRYKSKEDLNAYVAHPVHLRAVEEWMPIWEDVMAFDYIADIVPGSLTPPPRSVGKITLLKVKENLSDEAKTEIMEVIKEKSAGADQITVGLGQTFSPVNAKGFSIASVAYLKGLGETEALQDLVKEKVGDYVDGIIVVEFVVPLSS from the coding sequence ATGGTTGTCTTGGATAaggattttaaaattcattttctaaaatatggatttagacAGAAATCTTTTAACGATTTCTTTcagtatttgaaatatttttcctTTCCGGTGATcttaattatagatttttttattcatttggaactatttatatatatgtatctcagTTTAGTCTTAATCATATCTCTAAGGTTCCCTTTCTCCTCAGACGCTGTCATGTCTCAAATCATCGAGCACATCGTCCTTTTCAAGGTCAAAGACAATGTCGACTCCGACAAGATTGAAGCCATGGCCAACGACCTCAAGAACCTCGGAACCATCGACCAGACGCTTTACCTCTCCGCCGGTCCTATCCATCGTCTCATATCCCCCCTGGGCTTCACTCACGTCCTTCATAGCCGGTACAAATCCAAGGAAGATCTCAACGCGTACGTGGCACATCCTGTTCACCTTCGCGCTGTCGAGGAATGGATGCCTATCTGGGAAGACGTCATGGCCTTTGATTATATCGCCGATATAGTCCCCGGGAGCCTAACACCACCTCCAAGATCCGTTGGGAAGATCACGTTACTCAAGGTGAAAGAGAACCTCTCGGACGAGGCGAAAACGGAGATCATGGAAGTGATTAAGGAGAAGTCTGCAGGAGCTGATCAGATCACAGTGGGACTGGGACAAACCTTCTCTCCGGTTAATGCAAAGGGTTTCTCGATTGCATCGGTTGCCTATCTGAAGGGTCTGGGAGAAACTGAGGCTCTCCAGGACTTGGTGAAAGAAAAGGTTGGTGATTATGTCGATGGTATCATTGTTGTCGAGTTCGTTGTACCTTTGTCCTCATAa
- the LOC106353600 gene encoding uncharacterized protein LOC106353600, which produces MDFQGWDPGDQRVTRSNWRFSSDNRWADSHYYDGYNGGWKQKEGRAQTDLCDLQGNLRGIGKSILAKRGESERSPISNQSRELSSHILQSRDLSALSRVNSQWLTYMSYNIYGHMAYLRPVTLVFTGDFGVYNKPSEDQGRMGENETRKMV; this is translated from the exons ATGGATTTTCAAGGTTGGGATCCCGGGGATCAAAGGGTTACAAGGAGCAATTGGAGGTTTTCAAGCGATAATCGGTGGGCAGATTCTCATTATTATGATGGTTACAATGGTGGATGGAAGCAAAAGGAAGGTCGCGCTCAGACAGATCTTTGTGATCTTCAAGGGAATCTTCGGGGAATAGGAAAGTCAATATTGGCAAAGCGAGGAGAATCGGAGAGATCTCCAATCTCCAACCAATCTCGAGAGTTATCTTCTCACATCCTTCAATCGAGAGATCTCTCTG CTCTTTCAAGAGTTAATTCTCAGTGGCTTACTTATATGTCGTACAATATATATGGGCATATGGCTTACCTACGTCCTGTTACACTGGTTTTTACTGGAGACTTTGGTGTCTACAATAAACCAAGTGAAGATCAAGGTAGGATGGGGGAAAACGAAACGAGGAAGATGGTATAA
- the LOC125587019 gene encoding uncharacterized protein LOC125587019 — MKVLSWNCRRMGSKWTISYLSEIRHKHKLNFLFLAETKQDSEFVQNFQVHFGFDNLVTVDPVERSGGLAFFYNNEYQVKVLYSSNRMIDVEAEVLGKTVYLTFVYGDPVQKMREQVWERLTRYGLARSEPWFIIGDLNEITGNHEKEGGFTRSADSFIPFNNMKRNSGLLEFPAWGNKMSWQGRRGKGKGVVMVRCRLDRALANEEWHTLFPCSFTEYLGMVASNHRPVVAYLEDKVPRRKGQFRFDKRWIGQADLVDLITMSWIDYNEGRVEGRAESIVTKISNCRHEIAKWQKNNPPYGKEKIHELQQALEEVQTDNTRSQEDIMEVSRKLQDAYKDEEDYWHQKS, encoded by the coding sequence atgaaggTATTAAGTTGGAATTGCCGAAGAATGGGAAGTAAGTGGACTATAAGCTATTTGAGTGAGATAAGGCATAAACATAAActgaactttttatttttagcagaaacaaaacaagattCAGAGTTTGTCCAAAACTTTCAAGTTCACTTTGGTTTTGATAATCTGGTCACAGTGGACCCAGTGGAGAGAAGTGGGGGATTAGCGTTTTTTTACAATAATGAGTATCAAGTTAAGGTATTATATTCTAGTAACCGAATGATTGATGTGGAAGCGGAAGTTCTGGGCAAAACAGTTTATCTTACTTTTGTATATGGGGATCCAGTTCAAAAAATGCGGGAACAAGTGTGGGAACGATTAACTAGATATGGTCTGGCGCGATCCGAACCCTGGTTCATTATTGGTGATCTCAATGAGATTactggaaatcatgaaaaagaagGAGGATTTACGAGGAGTGCGGATTCATTTATTCCTTTTAATAACATGAAAAGAAATAGTGGTTTACTAGAATTTCCGGCTTGGGGAAACAAAATGTCATGGCAAgggagaagaggaaaagggaaaGGGGTGGTGATGGTTCGATGTCGTTTAGACCGTGCTTTAGCAAATGAAGAGTGGCATACTCTATTTCCCTGTTCTTTTACAGAGTATTTGGGGATGGTGGCTTCTAATCATCGGCCAGTGGTGGCTTATCTAGAAGATAAAGTTCCAAGAAGGAAAGGACAATTTCGGTTCGATAAGAGATGGATTGGACAAGCGGATCTCGTGGATTTGATTACAATGAGTTGGATAGACTACAACGAAGGAAGAGTAGAAGGGAGAGCAGAGAGTATAGTGacaaaaattagtaattgtcGTCATGAAATTGCTAAATGGCAGAAAAATAATCCTCCttatggaaaagaaaaaatacatGAGTTACAACAAGCTCTTGAAGAAGTACAAACAGATAATACAAGGTCTCAAGAGGATATTATGGAGGTGTCTAGGAAATTACAagatgcatataaggatgaagaagattaCTGGCACCAGAAAAGCTGA